In a genomic window of Deinococcus carri:
- a CDS encoding V0D/AC39 family V-type ATPase subunit, translating to MPDDYAYINTRVRVMRTKLLDGRALDSALAAGSYQEFLRVLAETDLAPDMRETTAEGAGLPELDRALSHNLFATMQKVLGFADGEARREVQALLLRWDLVNLKTIARGIVSGRGAEAITQGLIPGGTIKPAALQTAAQSTDLASAAAALAVSGHPLTGAMRDAVAAYNASGRLLDLEVALDQGYYRYALSVARNTSLRRYLSREIDVTNVLLARSSRGQPLDPNLFVAGGRLDAAGYGRLAGGDAGGVPEVAAILDAPTLEDAEVAARTALDQAARNVAAGDPEGVGIILDFLRRKEIEIAKLRLIGRGKYYDLPTEQIRREVQA from the coding sequence ATGCCCGACGACTACGCTTACATCAATACGCGCGTCCGTGTGATGCGGACCAAGCTGCTCGATGGGCGCGCCCTTGACTCGGCGCTCGCGGCGGGCAGCTACCAGGAGTTCCTGCGCGTCCTCGCCGAGACGGACCTCGCGCCCGACATGCGCGAGACCACCGCCGAGGGCGCGGGTCTCCCCGAACTCGACCGGGCGCTGTCGCACAACCTCTTTGCGACCATGCAGAAGGTGCTGGGCTTTGCCGACGGCGAGGCCCGGCGGGAAGTCCAGGCGCTGCTGCTGCGCTGGGATCTGGTGAACCTCAAGACCATCGCCCGCGGCATCGTCAGCGGGCGGGGGGCCGAGGCCATCACGCAGGGCCTGATTCCCGGCGGCACCATCAAGCCCGCCGCCCTCCAGACCGCCGCGCAGAGCACCGATCTGGCGAGCGCCGCCGCGGCCCTGGCCGTCAGCGGGCACCCGCTGACCGGGGCCATGCGCGACGCCGTGGCCGCCTACAACGCCAGCGGCCGCCTGCTCGATCTGGAAGTCGCCCTCGACCAGGGCTACTACCGCTACGCCCTGAGCGTGGCGCGCAACACCAGCCTGCGCCGCTACCTCAGCCGCGAGATCGACGTGACCAACGTGCTGCTGGCCCGCAGCTCGCGGGGGCAGCCGCTCGACCCCAACCTGTTCGTCGCCGGTGGGCGGCTCGACGCGGCGGGCTACGGCCGCCTCGCGGGCGGGGACGCGGGCGGCGTGCCCGAGGTGGCCGCGATTCTCGACGCGCCCACCCTCGAAGACGCCGAGGTGGCTGCCCGCACGGCCCTTGACCAGGCCGCGCGCAACGTCGCGGCGGGCGACCCCGAGGGCGTGGGCATCATCCTCGACTTCCTGCGCCGCAAGGAAATCGAGATCGCCAAGCTGAGGCTGATCGGGCGCGGGAAGTACTACGACCTGCCCACCGAGCAGATTCGCCGCGAGGTGCAGGCATGA
- a CDS encoding V-type ATP synthase subunit F, translated as MTQANRAQTGNTQRVVVLSDAETATGYRLAGAEVIEAAPESAVAELERAIQSDQYGLIAVDTGLIPDPMTATQRVMRGRDLPILLPIPSLRDAFATDTVDAKAYMGKLVRDTIGFDIKL; from the coding sequence ATGACCCAGGCCAACCGCGCCCAGACGGGCAACACCCAGCGCGTCGTCGTCCTCTCCGACGCCGAGACCGCCACCGGCTACCGCCTCGCGGGGGCCGAGGTGATCGAGGCCGCCCCCGAGAGCGCCGTGGCGGAACTCGAACGCGCCATCCAGTCGGACCAGTACGGCCTGATCGCCGTGGATACCGGCCTCATCCCCGACCCCATGACCGCCACCCAGCGCGTGATGCGGGGCCGCGACCTCCCCATCCTGCTGCCCATTCCCAGCCTGCGCGACGCCTTTGCGACCGACACGGTGGACGCCAAGGCCTACATGGGCAAGCTGGTGCGGGACACCATCGGGTTCGATATCAAGCTGTAA
- a CDS encoding V-type ATP synthase subunit A — MTQNKQGVVQNIAGPAVIANGMYGAKMYDIVRVGNERLVGEIIRLDGDTAFVQVYEDTSGLTVGEPVVTTGLPLSVELGPGMLNGIYDGIQRPLDKIREASGDFIARGIEVSSLDRTKRWAFTPTVQAGDSVTGSAVLGTVPEFSFTHKILTPPDKSGRLAWVAPAGEYTIDDTIARLEDGTELRLAHYWPVRAPRPVAQKLDPSLPFLTGMRILDVLFPLVMGGAAAIPGPFGSGKTVTQQSVAKYGNADIVVYVGCGERGNEMTDVLVEFPELEDPKTGGPLMHRTILIANTSNMPVAAREASVYTGITLAEYFRDQGYSVSLMADSTSRWAEALREISSRLEEMPAEEGYPPYLGAKLAAFYERAGAVKTLAGEDGAVSVIGAVSPAGGDMSEPVTQATLRITGAFWRLDAGLARRRHFPAINWNGSYSLFTPILDSWYRENVGQDFPELRQRIGNILQQEASLQEVVQLVGPDALQDQERLVIEAGRMLRQDFLQQNGFDPVDASASMPKNYGLMKMMLKFYDEAEAALRGGATIDEIIQNPVIEKLSRARYVPEADFMAYGESVMDELDTTFKTTAKGVSA, encoded by the coding sequence ATGACGCAGAACAAGCAGGGCGTCGTGCAGAACATCGCCGGTCCCGCCGTGATTGCGAACGGCATGTACGGCGCGAAGATGTACGACATCGTGCGCGTGGGCAACGAGCGCCTGGTGGGCGAGATCATTCGCCTCGACGGTGACACGGCCTTCGTGCAGGTGTACGAGGACACCAGCGGCCTGACCGTGGGTGAGCCGGTGGTCACCACCGGGCTGCCCCTCAGCGTGGAGCTGGGGCCGGGGATGCTCAACGGCATCTACGACGGCATTCAGCGCCCCCTCGACAAGATCCGCGAGGCTTCCGGCGACTTCATCGCGCGCGGCATCGAGGTGTCGAGCCTCGACCGCACCAAGCGCTGGGCCTTTACGCCCACCGTGCAGGCGGGCGACAGCGTGACCGGCAGCGCCGTTCTGGGCACCGTGCCGGAATTCAGCTTCACCCACAAGATCCTGACGCCGCCCGACAAGAGCGGCCGCCTGGCGTGGGTGGCCCCGGCGGGCGAGTACACCATCGACGACACCATCGCCCGGCTGGAAGACGGCACCGAACTGCGCCTCGCGCACTACTGGCCCGTCCGCGCGCCGCGCCCCGTCGCGCAGAAGCTCGACCCCAGCCTGCCCTTCCTCACCGGGATGCGCATCCTCGATGTGCTGTTCCCCCTGGTGATGGGCGGCGCGGCGGCGATTCCCGGCCCCTTCGGCTCGGGCAAGACCGTGACGCAGCAGTCGGTCGCCAAGTACGGCAACGCCGACATCGTGGTGTACGTGGGCTGCGGCGAGCGCGGCAACGAGATGACCGACGTGCTGGTCGAGTTCCCGGAACTGGAAGACCCCAAGACCGGCGGGCCGCTGATGCACCGCACCATCCTGATCGCCAACACCTCCAACATGCCGGTGGCGGCGCGCGAGGCGTCCGTGTACACGGGCATCACGCTGGCGGAGTACTTCCGCGACCAGGGCTACAGCGTCTCGCTGATGGCCGACTCCACCAGCCGCTGGGCTGAGGCTCTCCGTGAAATCTCCTCCCGCCTGGAAGAGATGCCCGCGGAAGAAGGCTACCCGCCTTACCTGGGCGCGAAGCTCGCCGCGTTCTACGAGCGCGCCGGTGCGGTGAAGACCCTCGCGGGTGAGGACGGTGCGGTCAGCGTGATCGGCGCAGTCAGCCCGGCGGGCGGCGACATGTCCGAACCCGTCACGCAGGCGACCCTGCGTATCACCGGGGCCTTCTGGCGTCTGGACGCGGGTCTGGCCCGCCGCCGCCACTTCCCGGCGATCAACTGGAACGGCTCCTACAGCCTGTTCACGCCGATCCTGGACTCCTGGTACCGCGAGAACGTCGGCCAGGACTTCCCCGAACTGCGCCAGCGCATCGGCAACATCCTCCAGCAGGAAGCGTCCCTCCAGGAAGTCGTGCAGCTCGTCGGCCCCGACGCGCTTCAGGACCAGGAGCGCCTGGTGATCGAGGCCGGACGCATGCTGCGCCAGGACTTCCTCCAGCAGAACGGCTTCGACCCGGTGGACGCCAGCGCCTCGATGCCCAAGAACTACGGCCTGATGAAGATGATGCTGAAGTTCTACGACGAGGCGGAAGCGGCGCTGCGCGGCGGGGCCACCATCGACGAGATCATCCAGAACCCCGTGATCGAGAAGCTCTCCCGCGCGCGCTACGTGCCGGAAGCCGACTTCATGGCCTACGGTGAAAGCGTGATGGACGAACTCGACACCACCTTCAAGACCACCGCCAAAGGAGTGAGTGCGTGA
- a CDS encoding V-type ATP synthase subunit E has protein sequence MALDKLLEHEAQAEIERIRAEARDRAQMILADARERAQALVESRTRLLETQRQAGLVRARSAADLELSAARLNAGEQGMTQVYGLVEQYLGDVTRAPEYRDILARLIQQAREAIPDAEAVEVNPADVMLARELVTDLPVRENPAVQGGVRVVARGGKSGITNTLAGRLDRLRGELAPQVSRLLAE, from the coding sequence ATGGCGCTCGACAAGCTCCTCGAACACGAAGCGCAAGCGGAGATCGAGCGCATCCGCGCCGAGGCCCGTGACCGCGCCCAGATGATCCTCGCGGATGCCCGTGAACGTGCCCAGGCCCTGGTCGAGAGCCGCACCCGTCTGCTGGAAACCCAGCGGCAGGCGGGGCTGGTGCGCGCCCGCAGCGCCGCCGACCTCGAACTCAGCGCCGCGCGGCTCAACGCCGGCGAGCAGGGCATGACCCAGGTCTACGGTCTGGTCGAGCAGTACCTGGGGGACGTGACCCGCGCCCCCGAGTACCGCGACATCCTGGCCCGCCTGATCCAGCAGGCCCGCGAGGCCATCCCCGACGCCGAGGCGGTCGAGGTGAACCCCGCCGACGTCATGCTGGCCCGCGAACTCGTCACCGACCTACCCGTGCGCGAAAACCCCGCTGTTCAGGGGGGCGTGCGCGTGGTGGCGCGGGGCGGCAAGAGCGGCATCACCAACACGTTGGCAGGACGGCTCGACCGGCTGCGGGGCGAACTCGCGCCGCAGGTCAGCCGCCTGCTCGCGGAATAA